The following coding sequences lie in one Balneola vulgaris DSM 17893 genomic window:
- a CDS encoding DUF4097 family beta strand repeat-containing protein has product MKAYTLLTLLILFISDITLAQSGTKNGTFDLSGADQLQILIDAGMEIKIEGKDTQTISYTYTFDGNQESYEHYFTNFSPDFEKSGGRAALRIEFPRQKKQSVNFRIKKHELILEIPRELELEFQSRYSKVEVSNIARTTTLTNRSGKIFAHDMGQELRVLNEYGNVRAENINGNVTINSRSSNIDVKQVRGDLNIDSDYSKLNISQISGESFIKSKSGTVNAFDLKANFTAVGDYTKFEVTNISGDVDIDTKSTKIYIDNVENLVVNGDYTNIHAQNITGEHGVQVDSKSAKINLENVRGTANVKGEYLNISLSDINKDAFIINKSGSVDTKNVQGDIQIDGSYNKINLDTFKGSNLRINNRSGSIEVEAMNKLNSIEIESEYGNVTLDLNTPFKGNLDLEIRYGSLDHPFTVNGSIVKESNLVTVEGTAGNETGVLRVKLRNGDLKIK; this is encoded by the coding sequence ATGAAAGCTTATACCTTGCTTACATTACTCATACTATTCATTTCAGATATTACTCTTGCTCAATCAGGAACAAAGAATGGCACCTTTGATCTATCGGGAGCAGATCAGCTTCAAATACTAATTGATGCTGGTATGGAGATTAAGATTGAAGGAAAAGACACTCAAACAATTTCGTATACCTATACTTTTGATGGGAATCAGGAATCATATGAGCATTACTTTACAAACTTTTCCCCCGATTTCGAAAAATCCGGTGGACGTGCTGCACTCAGAATAGAGTTCCCTCGCCAAAAAAAGCAATCGGTAAACTTCCGTATAAAGAAACATGAATTAATTCTTGAAATCCCACGTGAACTGGAGTTAGAATTTCAAAGCCGATATTCAAAAGTTGAAGTCTCTAATATTGCACGTACCACAACATTAACCAATCGAAGTGGTAAAATCTTTGCTCATGATATGGGGCAGGAACTCAGAGTTTTAAATGAATATGGGAATGTTCGAGCTGAAAATATTAACGGGAATGTGACCATAAACAGTAGGTCATCAAATATCGACGTGAAACAAGTTCGTGGTGATTTAAATATCGATAGCGATTATTCGAAGCTCAATATTAGCCAGATTAGTGGTGAATCATTTATCAAATCCAAAAGTGGTACTGTTAACGCATTTGATTTGAAGGCAAACTTTACAGCTGTTGGTGACTACACAAAATTTGAAGTCACAAATATCTCAGGCGATGTAGATATAGATACCAAAAGCACTAAAATCTATATCGACAATGTAGAAAACCTTGTTGTGAATGGTGATTACACCAACATTCATGCTCAAAATATAACGGGCGAGCATGGGGTTCAGGTCGACAGTAAGTCTGCTAAAATAAACCTAGAAAACGTACGAGGCACTGCGAATGTTAAAGGGGAATATCTAAACATTTCTCTAAGTGATATCAATAAAGATGCATTTATTATTAATAAATCAGGTTCCGTAGACACCAAAAACGTACAAGGCGATATTCAAATTGATGGAAGCTACAACAAGATCAATCTAGATACTTTTAAAGGGTCAAACCTACGAATTAATAATAGATCTGGCTCCATTGAAGTGGAAGCTATGAATAAGTTGAATTCTATAGAGATCGAATCTGAATACGGAAATGTCACGCTAGACTTAAATACACCTTTTAAAGGGAACCTTGATTTAGAGATAAGATATGGTAGTCTTGACCACCCATTTACAGTCAATGGTTCGATAGTAAAAGAATCTAACTTAGTAACAGTGGAAGGAACCGCTGGAAATGAAACGGGAGTGCTACGAGTAAAACTCAGAAATGGTGATTTAAAGATTAAATAG
- a CDS encoding GNAT family N-acetyltransferase, whose amino-acid sequence MIKQEDTNSKGAFYIEEANKRIAELTYSKAGSNKLILDHTGVDEEHRGTNLGYQLVEEASKYARQHNLKILPLCPFAKVIYARHDHLQDVLLNKKSL is encoded by the coding sequence ATGATAAAACAAGAAGATACGAACTCAAAAGGAGCATTCTATATTGAAGAAGCAAACAAAAGGATTGCTGAATTAACCTATAGTAAAGCAGGTTCAAACAAACTCATTTTAGACCATACCGGAGTTGATGAAGAACACCGTGGTACCAACTTAGGATATCAGTTAGTTGAAGAGGCTTCGAAGTATGCACGCCAGCATAATTTAAAAATCCTACCACTTTGTCCCTTTGCAAAAGTAATTTATGCTCGCCACGATCATCTTCAAGATGTACTACTAAATAAAAAGAGCCTATAA
- a CDS encoding DUF2141 domain-containing protein, translating to MIRATTFLLFLFTLNSLQAQEISYPSDVNTSEFKLVIKGISKIEGEIRIAVFDSKEKYKKDPIHAVVLPVDSTTIVWVNNELPQGNYAIAVYHDKNKNGKIDTNLLGIPKEDYGFSNDARGKFGPASWNDAVFKVSEPKHVAEITIK from the coding sequence ATGATACGCGCTACAACATTTTTACTATTCTTATTTACTCTAAACAGCCTACAGGCCCAAGAGATCTCGTACCCGAGTGACGTTAATACTTCAGAGTTTAAATTAGTTATTAAAGGTATTTCAAAAATAGAAGGAGAGATTCGCATAGCGGTTTTTGATTCTAAAGAGAAATACAAAAAAGACCCCATTCATGCCGTAGTTCTACCAGTAGATAGTACCACTATAGTTTGGGTTAATAACGAATTGCCACAAGGCAATTATGCCATCGCAGTATATCATGATAAAAATAAGAATGGGAAGATCGATACCAACTTGCTAGGTATTCCAAAAGAAGATTATGGCTTTTCAAATGATGCTCGAGGTAAGTTTGGTCCGGCCTCCTGGAATGATGCGGTCTTTAAAGTAAGTGAGCCCAAGCATGTAGCAGAAATAACTATTAAGTAG
- a CDS encoding RNA polymerase sigma factor yields the protein MLTQQSDFELIAQALEGQQKAFKELYDRYVDNLYQFLAQFGNSDDQNEEWTQRAFIKAFHKLHSFKQKSSFKTWLFTIAVNEMRTDMRKSFHFEDIDQTQLPHFEEEEITTTEMWANAKQALRALSPRKRMICLLHIAEGYSHQEIGEMLGISEVASRTTLFRAKKDLRQSLML from the coding sequence TTGTTAACACAGCAATCTGATTTCGAATTAATAGCGCAGGCTTTAGAAGGCCAACAAAAAGCTTTTAAAGAGCTTTATGACAGGTATGTAGATAATCTGTATCAATTTCTCGCACAATTCGGAAACTCTGATGATCAAAATGAAGAATGGACTCAGCGTGCATTTATCAAAGCATTTCATAAACTGCACAGTTTTAAACAAAAATCATCATTCAAAACGTGGCTGTTTACTATCGCTGTAAATGAAATGAGAACCGATATGCGAAAGTCTTTTCACTTTGAAGATATCGATCAAACCCAACTTCCCCATTTTGAGGAAGAGGAAATCACAACTACAGAAATGTGGGCCAACGCAAAACAAGCATTAAGAGCGCTAAGCCCGAGAAAACGAATGATCTGCTTACTACATATTGCTGAAGGTTATTCGCATCAAGAAATTGGAGAGATGCTTGGTATTTCTGAAGTCGCTTCTAGAACTACACTCTTTCGAGCCAAAAAAGATTTAAGACAATCATTAATGTTATGA
- a CDS encoding class I adenylate-forming enzyme family protein, which translates to MFEFKRNEPQQVFLTSEHGMYTYSDLDRFTGFFHDIIKDKADSTKWPIAFLSESSDLLIFGIAACWKLGIPIIPLSPKSSQKELESTVNELNPALIFCDTKNRSRLNGDEVIHMDENFFLNAFTFDTRNLELPDPNSFDESSIFGYFFTSGTTGRSKIVPLKRRQILSAAYSSAQNFKPDPNHFWLLCLPLNHVGGISIIYRSLIYGSAIYRMGHFNEEMVTEFLCENPRFQAASLVPTMLKRLLDNPLFKTHRDFKAILLGGGPSTQNLLRKSVERGIPIISSYGMTETCAQIFANPMTAPSGMYTPLKSVGKIFPPNEMQIRDDKGKKLGRNQLGMIWLKGPQVFDGYFNNDEINQNVFDKDGWFKTGDFGHLNGFGQLFIESRRDDLIITGGENVNPLEIEEAIAKIPSVADVAVIGVPDEEWGQKITAIITLSNGKSPDLAQLRSTLKKDLSDFKLPKELKVVDRLPRTTTGKVKKAELLKMITQ; encoded by the coding sequence ATGTTTGAATTTAAGAGGAATGAACCTCAACAGGTTTTTCTCACTTCCGAACATGGGATGTATACTTATAGTGATTTGGATCGATTTACAGGCTTTTTTCATGACATTATCAAAGACAAAGCCGATTCTACTAAATGGCCCATTGCGTTTCTATCTGAATCATCTGACCTATTAATATTTGGAATTGCAGCATGTTGGAAACTTGGTATTCCGATCATACCCCTCAGTCCTAAGTCATCCCAAAAAGAACTCGAAAGCACTGTTAATGAGTTAAATCCAGCATTAATATTTTGCGATACCAAAAATAGAAGTCGGTTAAATGGGGATGAAGTCATTCATATGGATGAGAATTTTTTCCTCAACGCCTTTACCTTCGACACCCGCAATCTAGAATTACCCGATCCCAACTCTTTCGACGAGTCTAGTATCTTTGGTTATTTCTTCACATCGGGTACAACTGGAAGATCAAAGATTGTTCCATTAAAACGTCGACAAATTCTATCGGCAGCTTATTCTTCCGCCCAGAATTTTAAACCAGACCCGAATCACTTCTGGTTATTATGTTTACCCCTAAATCATGTGGGTGGTATTTCCATCATCTATAGATCATTGATTTATGGTTCAGCTATTTATCGTATGGGGCATTTTAATGAGGAAATGGTCACTGAGTTTTTATGTGAAAACCCCAGGTTTCAAGCGGCTTCTCTTGTCCCAACAATGTTAAAAAGGCTTCTGGATAATCCCTTGTTTAAAACCCATCGTGATTTTAAAGCGATACTTTTAGGAGGAGGACCAAGCACTCAAAACTTGCTAAGAAAGTCTGTTGAACGTGGCATCCCTATTATTTCGAGCTATGGAATGACGGAAACTTGTGCACAAATTTTTGCTAATCCAATGACGGCTCCATCTGGGATGTATACGCCATTAAAAAGTGTAGGGAAAATTTTTCCACCTAATGAAATGCAAATTCGAGATGATAAAGGCAAAAAATTAGGGCGAAACCAACTAGGAATGATTTGGTTAAAGGGGCCTCAAGTATTTGATGGCTATTTTAACAATGATGAGATCAATCAGAATGTTTTTGATAAAGATGGTTGGTTCAAGACAGGTGATTTTGGCCATTTGAATGGCTTTGGACAACTATTTATTGAGTCACGAAGAGACGACTTGATTATAACAGGTGGCGAGAATGTAAATCCTCTCGAAATTGAAGAGGCCATCGCTAAAATCCCAAGTGTTGCCGATGTAGCTGTTATTGGAGTTCCTGATGAAGAATGGGGACAAAAAATTACAGCCATCATTACACTAAGTAATGGGAAGTCGCCCGATTTAGCTCAACTAAGATCTACTCTAAAAAAAGACTTATCAGATTTTAAGCTTCCAAAGGAATTGAAAGTGGTAGATCGTCTACCACGAACTACCACCGGCAAAGTTAAAAAAGCAGAATTGCTTAAAATGATTACGCAATAG
- a CDS encoding 1,4-dihydroxy-2-naphthoate polyprenyltransferase, translating into MSKSKFQIWIEAARPKTLAAAFVPVLVGSALAYSDQAINYTASTIALICAFLIQIGTNFANDYFDFKKGADTDDRIGFTRATAAGLIAPKTMLNATIISMALAFIFGLYLVYIGGVTVLIIGLLSLLFGILYTGGPYPLGYNGLGDIFVFLFFGVVAVMTTYYVNTLTWAESSFWASLAVGALCTNILVINNLRDVHQDRVAGKRTLGVLFGEKALKVEYTLMLLIAFAVPPHFYFQLNSNYWIFLPFILIPLAIMYNYKVWTETDKRALNPLLEKTAQFMALFGILLSIGIIL; encoded by the coding sequence TTGAGTAAATCAAAATTTCAGATTTGGATCGAAGCTGCGCGTCCCAAGACATTAGCCGCTGCATTTGTTCCCGTACTGGTAGGTTCCGCACTCGCATATAGCGATCAAGCAATCAATTATACAGCTAGTACTATCGCCCTTATTTGTGCATTTCTCATTCAAATTGGAACCAATTTTGCGAACGATTATTTCGACTTTAAGAAGGGTGCCGATACGGATGACAGAATAGGTTTTACTCGAGCAACAGCAGCCGGCTTGATAGCTCCCAAAACTATGCTGAATGCAACCATTATTAGTATGGCGCTCGCTTTCATTTTCGGATTATACTTGGTTTATATTGGCGGAGTAACGGTGTTGATAATTGGGTTACTATCTCTACTGTTTGGGATTCTGTACACAGGTGGACCCTATCCTCTTGGTTACAATGGACTCGGTGATATTTTTGTATTCCTATTTTTTGGTGTGGTTGCGGTAATGACTACCTACTATGTAAACACACTGACTTGGGCTGAGAGTAGTTTCTGGGCATCATTAGCTGTTGGCGCACTATGCACGAATATTTTGGTGATCAACAATCTTAGAGATGTACACCAAGATAGAGTTGCAGGCAAAAGAACATTAGGAGTTTTATTTGGAGAGAAAGCATTGAAAGTTGAGTATACCCTAATGCTATTAATTGCCTTTGCGGTACCCCCTCATTTTTATTTTCAGCTAAATAGTAACTATTGGATCTTTTTGCCATTTATACTAATTCCATTAGCCATCATGTATAATTACAAAGTATGGACTGAAACAGATAAACGAGCGCTTAATCCTCTTCTAGAAAAAACAGCTCAGTTTATGGCACTCTTTGGTATTCTGTTGAGTATTGGAATTATTCTTTAA
- a CDS encoding 1,4-dihydroxy-2-naphthoyl-CoA synthase → MNWNTVKEYEDITYKKLNGVARIAFNRPDVRNAFRPKTLFEMYEAFSDAKEDNDIGVVLLSAEGPSSKDGKYSFCSGGDQNVRSKTGYQADDGINRLNVLELQRLIRFMPKVVIAVVPGWAVGGGHSLHVTCDMTLASKEHAIFKQTDADVASFDGGFGSALLARQVGQKRGREIFFLGRNYSAQEAFEMGMVNAVVPHDELEDTAYEWAQEILAKSPTAIKMIKFAFNMIDDGLIGQQVFAGEATRLAYMTDEAEEGKNAFLEKRRPNWNKFDRNPS, encoded by the coding sequence ATGAACTGGAATACCGTAAAAGAGTACGAAGATATAACCTACAAAAAGCTCAATGGCGTAGCCCGCATTGCTTTTAATCGCCCTGATGTGCGAAATGCATTTCGTCCTAAAACTTTATTCGAAATGTATGAAGCATTTTCTGATGCAAAAGAAGACAATGATATTGGGGTTGTTCTCTTAAGTGCTGAAGGCCCTTCTTCAAAAGACGGGAAATATTCATTCTGTTCAGGGGGAGATCAAAATGTTCGCTCCAAAACAGGGTATCAGGCAGACGACGGTATTAATCGTTTAAATGTGTTAGAACTACAACGTCTTATCCGATTCATGCCTAAAGTAGTAATTGCCGTTGTACCGGGCTGGGCTGTAGGCGGTGGACATAGCTTACATGTTACCTGTGATATGACCTTAGCGAGCAAAGAGCATGCTATCTTCAAACAAACAGATGCTGATGTAGCAAGTTTTGACGGTGGCTTTGGTTCCGCATTGTTAGCTCGCCAAGTGGGACAAAAAAGAGGGCGTGAAATCTTTTTCCTAGGTAGAAATTATTCTGCTCAAGAAGCTTTTGAAATGGGGATGGTAAACGCTGTTGTTCCTCACGATGAACTAGAAGACACCGCTTATGAGTGGGCCCAAGAAATTCTAGCGAAGAGTCCAACCGCTATTAAGATGATCAAATTCGCCTTTAATATGATTGATGACGGCTTAATCGGGCAACAAGTATTTGCGGGCGAAGCTACGCGATTGGCTTACATGACCGATGAGGCAGAAGAAGGAAAAAATGCTTTTCTTGAAAAGAGAAGACCAAACTGGAACAAATTTGATAGGAACCCATCATGA
- the menC gene encoding o-succinylbenzoate synthase, producing the protein MLKIYTYQIPFVTPFKIAQGSYSTREGILLCYEDDGLTAYGEIAPLTGFSTFTVQNIVPILEQEYENISEWLSTNDDDFLLNFEVKYPMPSLLFGLDTLVTDYHAKKKNQTLQHYLNPTTTQTLVPANAAIGIQADTDSILAVVSKKVEQGFDTIKLKVGLNFEQEFQAIQAIRTSYKDVKLRLDVNRSWGYNDASKYLKLLAPYDIEYIEEPLLLKDRHQWGRLKQASEIKIAADESFRNKKDALELIDQNLVDLLILKPMMFGRFSEMGVTIELANSHDIDIVFTTSLESVVGRTATAVLSSIWGSKKYDHGISTGTLLEDDLADTVHEMEGGRFKLPNQNGLGILINTEKLNLVIG; encoded by the coding sequence ATGCTTAAAATTTATACATATCAAATACCCTTTGTAACACCATTCAAAATTGCTCAAGGCTCCTATTCTACTCGGGAAGGCATCTTATTATGTTATGAAGATGATGGACTTACTGCTTACGGCGAAATAGCGCCACTCACAGGCTTCTCTACTTTTACTGTTCAAAACATCGTACCCATTCTTGAACAAGAATATGAAAATATCTCTGAATGGCTTTCAACAAATGATGATGACTTTCTGCTGAACTTTGAAGTAAAGTATCCCATGCCTTCCCTACTATTTGGCTTAGATACTTTAGTTACTGACTACCATGCCAAAAAGAAGAATCAAACTCTTCAGCACTATTTAAACCCTACCACTACCCAAACTCTAGTACCAGCGAATGCTGCAATAGGCATTCAAGCAGATACAGATAGTATATTGGCTGTTGTATCAAAAAAGGTAGAACAGGGTTTTGATACCATTAAGCTAAAAGTTGGATTGAACTTTGAACAGGAATTTCAGGCTATTCAAGCCATTAGAACTTCCTACAAAGATGTGAAGCTTCGTTTAGATGTAAATAGATCTTGGGGCTATAACGATGCTAGCAAGTATTTAAAACTTCTGGCCCCTTATGATATTGAATACATTGAAGAGCCTCTCCTATTAAAGGATAGGCACCAATGGGGTCGACTCAAGCAAGCATCAGAAATAAAAATAGCGGCAGATGAATCGTTCAGGAACAAAAAGGATGCACTTGAACTAATAGACCAGAATCTAGTTGATCTACTGATTTTAAAACCTATGATGTTTGGACGATTTTCGGAAATGGGCGTAACAATAGAGCTTGCCAATTCTCATGATATTGACATTGTTTTCACCACTTCACTAGAAAGTGTGGTTGGCAGAACAGCTACAGCAGTTCTCTCAAGTATCTGGGGTTCAAAAAAATACGACCACGGTATATCTACTGGTACTTTACTTGAAGATGATTTAGCTGATACGGTACATGAAATGGAAGGTGGTAGATTTAAGTTGCCTAATCAAAATGGATTAGGCATTTTAATTAATACCGAAAAATTGAACTTGGTGATAGGTTAG
- a CDS encoding glutamine synthetase beta-grasp domain-containing protein, whose product MSYSKLEYIWLDGSAPTQGLRSKTKVLRNFSGNIEDAPIWSFDGSSTQQAKGGASDCLLKPVAMYPDPARHDAYLVMTEVLNADGTPHETNGRAHIDDDDNDFWFGFEQEYFLWDPETSLPYGFPAGGYPAPQGPYYCGVGANTAFGRDIVEEHFDICLQAGLNIEGINAEVAAGQWEFQIFAEGAAAAGDQIWIARYLLERTTEQYGLTINWHPKPLGDTDWNGSGMHANFSNSILREAGSQDVYNKICESFGPVVKEHMDVYGAYNDERLTGKHETQSIDQFSYGISDRGASIRIPIATVENGWKGWLEDRRPASNADPYMVAARIIKTVKAAS is encoded by the coding sequence ATGTCATACTCAAAGCTAGAGTACATTTGGCTAGATGGAAGTGCTCCTACTCAAGGACTAAGAAGTAAAACTAAAGTTTTAAGAAATTTTTCAGGAAATATTGAAGACGCTCCGATTTGGTCGTTCGATGGGAGCTCAACACAACAGGCAAAAGGCGGTGCTTCTGATTGCTTGTTAAAGCCAGTTGCGATGTACCCAGATCCAGCGAGGCATGATGCATATTTAGTGATGACTGAGGTGTTAAATGCGGATGGTACTCCACATGAGACCAACGGTAGAGCACATATCGATGATGACGATAATGATTTTTGGTTTGGTTTTGAACAGGAGTACTTCCTTTGGGATCCTGAAACAAGCCTACCTTATGGATTTCCAGCAGGTGGATACCCTGCCCCTCAAGGGCCCTATTACTGTGGGGTAGGTGCCAATACCGCATTTGGACGTGATATTGTAGAAGAGCATTTTGATATCTGCTTGCAAGCAGGATTAAATATTGAAGGTATTAACGCAGAAGTTGCGGCCGGACAATGGGAGTTCCAAATATTTGCAGAAGGTGCTGCTGCAGCTGGGGATCAAATTTGGATTGCGAGATACCTATTAGAAAGAACTACAGAACAATATGGTTTAACAATCAATTGGCATCCAAAGCCACTTGGAGATACGGATTGGAATGGTTCTGGAATGCATGCTAATTTTTCAAATTCTATACTTCGTGAGGCCGGTTCTCAAGATGTATACAATAAAATTTGTGAGTCATTCGGCCCAGTAGTTAAAGAACATATGGATGTATATGGTGCTTATAATGATGAGCGCTTGACAGGTAAACATGAAACTCAATCTATCGATCAATTTAGCTATGGTATTTCTGATAGAGGAGCTTCTATTCGAATTCCAATCGCTACGGTTGAAAACGGATGGAAGGGATGGTTAGAAGATAGGAGACCAGCTTCCAATGCCGACCCATATATGGTTGCAGCTCGTATTATCAAGACCGTTAAAGCGGCTTCTTAA
- a CDS encoding sensor histidine kinase — MGKKILSFYKRISNLKWPKTYTGKILLIAFFGTHIPLLTLIAYLTSAYPGEFMLPVLFVALLATLLGTALTLVLLYKLLEPIRVTKHALVEYRRNKVIPKLPIDYRDDVGKLMPSTQLCIEQLDDLLKLKNRLISMVSHDSKTPISSIKLASELIIDELDAPDLNKENVDKYLEIINVNAKNFLEFMDNMLSLAKFDDGKLDIEKTPIAFGELAEKVQENHEMYFKMKEISLEVINELPNNDMLLVDRSKIMPVLNNLVQNAIKFTKSGDKITLKAERVDNTHLIHVIDEGMGIPDNKMKDLFLAFSKSTDGTRNEKGTGLGLWIAKVFTELHEGKIYLESTKGKGTTFTIKLPIA; from the coding sequence ATGGGTAAAAAAATTCTTTCGTTTTATAAGCGCATTTCAAATTTAAAATGGCCTAAAACATATACAGGTAAGATTCTATTAATCGCTTTTTTTGGAACACATATTCCATTATTAACGCTTATAGCTTACTTAACTAGTGCCTATCCTGGCGAATTTATGCTGCCTGTATTGTTTGTAGCATTGCTTGCAACCTTATTGGGAACGGCACTAACATTAGTTCTACTGTATAAATTGTTGGAACCTATTCGGGTTACAAAACATGCTCTGGTTGAATACAGAAGAAATAAAGTAATTCCCAAATTACCCATCGATTATAGAGATGACGTGGGGAAGTTGATGCCGAGTACTCAACTGTGTATTGAACAGTTGGATGATCTATTGAAGTTGAAGAATAGATTGATTTCAATGGTTTCTCATGACTCAAAAACACCAATAAGTTCTATAAAATTAGCTTCTGAGTTAATTATTGATGAACTAGATGCTCCAGATTTAAATAAAGAAAATGTAGATAAGTACCTTGAAATTATAAATGTGAATGCTAAAAACTTTTTAGAATTCATGGATAACATGTTGAGTTTGGCCAAATTTGATGACGGAAAATTAGACATTGAAAAGACACCAATAGCTTTTGGGGAACTCGCTGAAAAAGTACAAGAGAATCATGAAATGTACTTTAAAATGAAGGAAATAAGCCTTGAGGTTATTAATGAATTGCCTAATAATGACATGCTATTAGTAGATCGTAGTAAGATAATGCCTGTTTTAAATAACTTAGTTCAAAATGCCATTAAGTTTACTAAGAGTGGAGATAAAATCACGCTTAAGGCTGAACGAGTTGACAATACACATTTAATTCATGTGATTGACGAAGGGATGGGAATACCAGATAATAAAATGAAAGATTTATTCTTAGCGTTTTCCAAGTCAACCGATGGTACACGCAACGAAAAGGGAACAGGTCTAGGCTTATGGATTGCAAAAGTATTTACGGAATTGCATGAGGGCAAGATTTACCTAGAAAGCACGAAAGGTAAAGGCACAACCTTCACAATAAAGCTTCCTATTGCGTAA
- a CDS encoding tRNA-binding protein produces the protein MKEISWNDFEKVELRVGTIIEVNDFPEARKSAYKLVVDFGDDIGIRKSSAQITAHYTKDELLNTQVIAVVNFPPKQIGPFMSECLVTGFADDNGDVILTRPDKQVPNGSKLF, from the coding sequence ATGAAAGAAATTAGCTGGAACGACTTTGAAAAAGTAGAATTACGAGTAGGGACTATTATCGAAGTAAACGATTTCCCTGAGGCCCGAAAATCAGCCTATAAACTCGTTGTAGACTTTGGTGATGACATTGGAATTAGAAAATCCAGTGCTCAGATTACGGCCCACTATACCAAAGATGAATTACTAAATACACAAGTGATTGCTGTAGTAAACTTTCCACCCAAGCAAATTGGACCATTTATGTCGGAGTGTTTAGTAACTGGATTTGCTGACGATAATGGGGACGTGATACTTACAAGACCTGACAAACAAGTACCCAATGGTTCTAAATTATTTTAA